One Tetrapisispora phaffii CBS 4417 chromosome 3, complete genome DNA segment encodes these proteins:
- the TPHA0C03230 gene encoding uncharacterized protein (similar to Saccharomyces cerevisiae SEC24 (YIL109C) and SFB2 (YNL049C); ancestral locus Anc_2.262) has translation MSHKKRVYPSMVGYSQDSNYIQQGTQNFLGGDVGNINANIQGQMGFPNDPNAQIYDQQLGQDHHIQQQGQQQYMQQGFDPSQGQQGQLQGQSMQPLQGQQGQPQQARVFTPAQQQLNYQIDQAATVMSNMQLHNVPTSDPSMAYQQQQQQQQMGGGAGAGAVAGGLPQQSNYGQNQNQQLNYSKTNKPMNQLYPIDLLVDLPPPITDLSLPPPPLMVPADKMLVPSETANTPPAYVRSTLNAIPKNSSLLKKSKLPLALVIRPYQFLNDDTEAPPLNEDGLIVRCRRCRSYMNPFVTFTDQNRKWRCNFCRLANDVPMLFDQTMGGGAPSNRYERNEVKHAVMEYIAPKEYALRQPPPAVYSFILDVSQNAIKNGLLATATRTILETLDSIPNRDERTRISIVCVDNSIHYFSIPADEVSDQIKMMDIGDLEEAFLPKPTSMLIPLIDRRNNIEKLLNMIPEIFKFNVMNKFALGPSLKSVFNLISGIGGKIIVISSTLPNIGVGKLSKRNEAGVVNTNKESSQLLSCQDAFYKTFAIDCSKSQVTVDLFLASEEYMDVATLTNLTRFTSGQTHFYPGFSAAHMADVTKFTKEFSKHLSMDLSMETVMRARGSTGLRMTSFYGHFFNRSSDLCSFSTMPRDQSYVYEFNVDEPITTEYCFVQVAVLLSANTGQRRIRVITLALPTTDSLLEVYASADQLAMTNYFADKAVEKALNSSLEDARLFLSKSVQEILAVYKKDMVVSNTAGGAPLRLCANLRMFPLLMHSLSKHMAFRQGIVPSDHRAIALNNIESMPLKYLIKNIYARVYSLHDMVDEAGLPDENGQIVLPQPINASATIFERYGLYIIDNGNELFLWIGGDAVPELVADVFGINDIIQVPIGKQELPVLENSEFNERVRNIIAKIREHDDIVTYQTLYIVRGASLSEPVNHASAREVATLRLWATSALVEDKVLNSESYREFLQNMKSRISK, from the coding sequence ATGTCTCATAAGAAGCGTGTCTATCCGTCCATGGTGGGCTATTCTCAGGATAGCAATTATATTCAGCAAGGTACTCAAAACTTCTTGGGTGGTGATGTAGGTAATATTAATGCTAATATTCAAGGTCAAATGGGTTTCCCAAATGATCCCAATGCACAAATTTATGATCAACAACTAGGTCAAGACCATCATATCCAACAACAAGGTCAACAGCAGTACATGCAACAAGGTTTTGACCCATCGCAAGGTCAACAAGGGCAACTACAAGGGCAATCTATGCAACCTCTACAGGGACAACAAGGACAACCTCAACAAGCTAGGGTTTTCACTCCAGCTCAACAACAGTTGAATTATCAAATCGACCAAGCTGCCACTGTAATGAGCAATATGCAATTGCATAATGTACCAACTAGCGACCCAAGTATGGCAtatcaacaacaacagcaacaacaacaaatgGGTGGCGGCGCTGGAGCTGGTGCTGTTGCAGGCGGTTTGCCACAACAAAGCAACTACGgacaaaatcaaaatcaacaattgaattattcaaaaactaATAAACCAATGAACCAATTGTATCCAATCGACTTGTTAGTCGACTTGCCTCCTCCAATTACCGATTTGTCCTTACCGCCACCTCCATTAATGGTTCCTGCGGACAAAATGTTGGTCCCATCCGAGACAGCTAATACCCCTCCAGCTTATGTTAGATCCACTCTAAATGCAATTCCAAAGAATAGTTctctattgaaaaaatctaaattaCCATTAGCTTTAGTCATTAGACCTTATCAATTCTTAAATGACGACACCGAGGCTCCTCcattaaatgaagatgGTTTGATTGTTCGTTGTAGACGTTGCAGATCATACATGAATCCATTCGTCACTTTCACCGATCAAAACAGAAAATGGAGATGTAACTTTTGTCGTTTGGCTAATGATGTGCCAATGTTATTCGATCAAACTATGGGTGGCGGTGCTCCATCTAATAGATATGAAAGAAATGAAGTTAAACATGCTGTCATGGAATACATAGCTCCAAAGGAATACGCTTTGAGGCAGCCACCACCAGCTGTTTACTCTTTCATCTTAGATGTTTCACAAAACGCAATTAAGAACGGTTTATTGGCTACTGCAACTAGAACTATTCTAGAAACTTTGGATAGCATTCCAAATCGTGATGAAAGAACAAGAATTTCCATTGTATGTGTCGATAATTctattcattatttctcAATTCCTGCTGATGAAGTTTCTGATCAAATTAAGATGATGGACATTGGTGACTTAGAAGAAGCTTTCTTACCAAAACCAACCTCAATGTTAATTCCTCTAATAGACCgtagaaataatattgaaaaactaTTAAATATGATTCCAGagattttcaaattcaatgtAATGAACAAATTTGCATTGGGTCCAAGTTTAAAATCggtatttaatttaatttcaggTATTGGTGGTAAGATCATTGTTATTTCATCTACCTTACCAAACATCGGTGTAGGTAAGTTATCTAAAAGAAATGAAGCCGGTGTTGTCAATACCAACAAAGAATCTTCTCAATTGCTATCCTGTCAGGATGCTTTCTACAAAACATTTGCTATTGACTGTTCTAAATCACAAGTCACTGTAGATTTGTTTTTGGCTTCTGAAGAATATATGGACGTTGCTACATTAACAAACTTAACTCGTTTCACTTCTGGTCAAACACATTTTTACCCAGGTTTCTCTGCTGCTCATATGGCTGATGTTACTAAATTCACAAAAGAATTTTCTAAGCACTTATCCATGGACTTATCAATGGAAACTGTCATGAGAGCTCGTGGTAGTACCGGTCTAAGAATGACTTCATTTTATGGTCATTTCTTCAACAGATCCTCAGATTTATGTTCATTTTCTACAATGCCAAGAGATCAATCATATGTTTATGAATTTAATGTTGATGAACCAATTACTACAGAATACTGTTTTGTTCAAGTAGCTGTGTTATTATCAGCTAATACTGGCCAACGTAGAATCAGGGTTATTACATTAGCCTTACCAACTACTGACTCCTTATTAGAAGTCTATGCTTCTGCCGATCAACTGGCAATGACCAACTACTTTGCCGACAAAGCAGTCGAGAAAGCTTTGAATTCAAGTTTGGAAGATGCTAGATTATTCTTGAGCAAGTCAGTTCAAGAAATTTTGGCCGTTTACAAAAAGGATATGGTAGTATCAAATACTGCAGGTGGTGCTCCATTAAGATTATGTGCAAACTTGAGAATGTTCCCATTACTAATGCATTCTTTAAGTAAACATATGGCATTTAGACAAGGTATTGTTCCAAGTGATCACAGAGCTATCGCATTAAACAACATTGAATCTATGCCATTGAAATActtgataaaaaatatatatgccAGAGTATATTCGTTACATGATATGGTTGATGAAGCTGGTTTACCAGATGAAAACGGACAAATAGTCTTACCACAACCAATTAACGCCAGTGCTACCATATTTGAGAGATATGGTTTGTACATCATTGATAACGGTAATGAGCTATTCTTGTGGATTGGTGGTGATGCCGTTCCTGAATTAGTTGCAGATGTATTTGGTATTAATGACATTATTCAAGTTCCTATTGGTAAGCAAGAGTTACCAGTCCTTGAAAACTCtgaatttaatgaaagaGTTAGAAACATTATTGCGAAGATCAGAGAACATGATGACATTGTTACATACCAAACTCTTTACATTGTTAGAGGTGCTTCTTTAAGCGAACCGGTCAATCACGCCTCCGCCAGAGAAGTGGCTACATTAAGATTATGGGCTACAAGTGCTTTAGTTGAAGATAAAGTCTTAAACAGTGAAAGTTACCGTGAATTTTTGCAAAACATGAAATCAAGAAttagtaaataa
- the TPHA0C03220 gene encoding uncharacterized protein (similar to Saccharomyces cerevisiae YNL050C; ancestral locus Anc_2.261) — protein MNHLKIVSRKDLYDEPFSTIDDESLEGNNRVILAEPIFEIVEVDNINNKEDSNKGDSNNENDDEENNQVHDEFDFPLFSFGASFPISNVDQVETNSEDIAGRGGSEVKLMKISLREPSPEITNTERPDSYYFATYTEDDKRNFEKSAIEFDAIFEDKAININRPGKKHKIIVLEDYNKKINELNERANILRKRRPGKKQRVAKKLAKEKIKEREQLLKTLKKEKKKMFNKRGGKKNKKKETLNPLKDAAATIIQN, from the exons ATGAATCATCTGAAAAT AGTATCGAGAAAAGATCTATATGATGAACCCTTTTCTACAATAGATGATGAATCATTAGAAGGCAATAATAGAGTAATTTTAGCAGAACCAATCTTTGAAATAGTTGAAGTTgacaatataaataataaggAAGATAGTAATAAGGGAGATagtaataatgaaaatgatgatgaagaaaataatcaGGTTCACgatgaatttgatttcCCACTATTCTCATTTGGAGCTTCTTTCCCCATCAGTAATGTTGACCAGGTAGAGACAAATTCAGAAGACATTGCGGGTAGAGGAGGATCAGAAGTTAAACTGAtgaaaatttctttaaGAGAACCGTCACCTGAAATTACAAATACGGAAAGACCTGATTCTTATTACTTTGCAACATATACAGAAGATGACAAACGAAATTTTGAGAAAAGTGCTATAGAATTTGATGCTATATTCGAAGATAAAgctataaatattaatagaCCAGGGAAGAAAcataaaattattgttcTTGAggattataataaaaagataaatgaattaaatgagAGAGCAAACATACTAAGGAAACGAAGACCAGGTAAGAAACAAAGGGTTGCTAAAAAGTTGGCAAAGgaaaagattaaagaaCGTGAACAGCTACTGAAGACACTGAAAaaggaaaagaagaagatgttTAATAAACGTGGTGGTAAGAAGAATAAAAAGAAGGAAACGTTGAATCCATTAAAAGATGCTGCTGCAACCATAATTCAGAACTGA